In Geothermobacter ehrlichii, a single window of DNA contains:
- the rplU gene encoding 50S ribosomal protein L21: MYAVIKTGGKQYKVSEGDLLKVEKLEGAVGDTIELSEVLMVGGEEVKIGTPLLPGAKVKAQIVEQGKGKKILVFKSKRRKNYRKKYGHRQPITRLKITGIEA; encoded by the coding sequence ATGTACGCGGTGATCAAGACCGGAGGCAAGCAATACAAAGTTTCCGAAGGCGACCTGCTGAAGGTCGAAAAACTGGAAGGCGCGGTGGGTGACACCATCGAGCTGAGTGAAGTCCTCATGGTCGGCGGAGAAGAGGTCAAGATCGGAACACCTCTATTGCCTGGCGCGAAAGTGAAGGCGCAAATCGTCGAACAGGGCAAGGGCAAGAAGATCCTTGTCTTCAAGTCGAAGCGGCGCAAGAACTATCGCAAGAAGTACGGGCACCGCCAACCCATCACACGCCTGAAAATCACGGGCATCGAAGCTTAA
- the rpmA gene encoding 50S ribosomal protein L27, which translates to MAHKKAGGSSKNGRDSIGKRLGVKRFGGQKVSAGSILVRQRGTTIHPGNNVGCGKDYTLYALVDGVVKFERYGKTRKKVSVYAD; encoded by the coding sequence ATGGCACACAAAAAAGCGGGTGGCAGCTCCAAAAACGGTCGCGACAGCATTGGCAAGCGCCTCGGTGTCAAGCGCTTCGGTGGCCAGAAGGTCAGCGCCGGCTCGATTCTTGTGCGTCAGCGCGGCACCACCATCCATCCCGGCAACAACGTCGGCTGCGGCAAGGACTACACCCTGTACGCCCTGGTCGATGGCGTGGTGAAATTCGAGCGCTACGGCAAGACCCGCAAGAAGGTCAGCGTCTACGCCGACTGA